A genomic stretch from Mus pahari chromosome 6, PAHARI_EIJ_v1.1, whole genome shotgun sequence includes:
- the Inip gene encoding SOSS complex subunit C isoform X1 — translation MAANPSGQGFQNKNRVAILAELDKEKRKLLMQNQSSTSHPGASISLSRPSLNKDFRDHAEQQHIAAQQKAALQHAHAHSSGYFITQDSAFGNLILPVLPRLDPE, via the exons ATGGCAGCAAATCCTTCAGGACAAG gttttcaaaataaaaatagagttgCAATTTTGGCTGAActggacaaagagaaaagaaaattacttatGCAGAACCAATCTTCAACAAGCCACCCTGGAGCTAG CATCTCCCTCTCCAGACCCTCTCTTAATAAGGACTTCCGGGACCATGCTGAGCAGCAGCACATCGCCGCCCAACAGAAGGCAGCTTTGCAG CATGCTCATGCACATTCATCTGGTTACTTCATAACTCAAGACTCTGCATTTGGGAATCTTATTCTCCCTGTTTTACCTCGCCTTGACCCTGAATGA
- the Inip gene encoding SOSS complex subunit C isoform X2 produces the protein MQNQSSTSHPGASISLSRPSLNKDFRDHAEQQHIAAQQKAALQHAHAHSSGYFITQDSAFGNLILPVLPRLDPE, from the exons atGCAGAACCAATCTTCAACAAGCCACCCTGGAGCTAG CATCTCCCTCTCCAGACCCTCTCTTAATAAGGACTTCCGGGACCATGCTGAGCAGCAGCACATCGCCGCCCAACAGAAGGCAGCTTTGCAG CATGCTCATGCACATTCATCTGGTTACTTCATAACTCAAGACTCTGCATTTGGGAATCTTATTCTCCCTGTTTTACCTCGCCTTGACCCTGAATGA